The DNA sequence CGCTACCAGCGGCTGACGTGTTTTCGCTCCCCAACGGCGCCCGTTTACACGTCATTCAAAACACTACCCAACCCGTCATCCGCCTGCAGCTGGTCTTTCCCGCAGGCAAGTGGTATGAAACGCAGTCGGGTGTTTCCCTGCTCACAGCGCGTATGCTACTCGAGGGCACCAGCACGCGTACGGCCCGCCAAATAGCCGATGAGGTGGCCTTCTATGGAGCTTCCCTCGAATGCGAGCAAGGCTTCGACCAAGCCACTCTAACCCTGTACTGCCTCGCCCGCTACCTCGACAAGCTTCTGCCCCTGGTAGCGGATGTCGTCACCAATCCGACCTTTCCGGACACGGAATTGGCCCAACTGAAAGCCCGCACTATTCAGAACGTCCGGGTCGAGCGGCAAAAAACGAGCTACCTGGCCTCCGAACGCTTCTCGGCTGCACTTTACGGTGCCCATTATCCTTACGGCCGCATGTTCGACGAACAGGAAGTGGAATCAGTTACTGCCGTTGCTATCCAAGCTTTTCACCGTGCTACCTACCGCCTGCCCGCAGCTGAGCTTTTCCTCTGCGGCGACGTAAGTCCAGCTCAGATTCAACTCATTGAGCAGACTTTAGGTCACCCCGACACATTGCCCACATCTGATACGATAGTGCATGCTTCGGCAATTGCACTACCGCAGCCAACCAAGGACTACACCCAGGTGCCTGAGGCCATGCAATCCTCCTTGCGTATCGGGCGCACTTGGCCCAACCTAAACCACCCTGATGCGCATAAGCTACAAGTTTTAGTCAAAGTGCTGGGCGGCTATTTCGGATCCCGATTAATGAAGAATATTCGTGAGGATAAAGGCTTCACCTATGGCATTTATGCTAGTATAGGGTCACGTGAACACGCCAATAATTTTGTAATCGGTACAGATGTAAACGCGGCTTCCACCACTGTAGCAGTTCAGGAGATTTACAAGGAGTTGTTAATCCTACAAAATGAAATCATCCCGGCAGAAGAGCTTCAAACGGTGAAAAACTACATGACGGGTAAATTTGCGAATGAACTAAGCACCGTGTTCGAGCAGTGCGACAAATACAAGAACATAGTTCTGCTGCACTTACCGGCCACATACTATGCTGACTTCATAGAGCAAATCAACCAGGTATCGAGCCAAGACTTACAACAGTTGGCTCAAAACTACCTTT is a window from the Hymenobacter aquaticus genome containing:
- a CDS encoding M16 family metallopeptidase → MLDRQVAPSIQPLASVTLPAADVFSLPNGARLHVIQNTTQPVIRLQLVFPAGKWYETQSGVSLLTARMLLEGTSTRTARQIADEVAFYGASLECEQGFDQATLTLYCLARYLDKLLPLVADVVTNPTFPDTELAQLKARTIQNVRVERQKTSYLASERFSAALYGAHYPYGRMFDEQEVESVTAVAIQAFHRATYRLPAAELFLCGDVSPAQIQLIEQTLGHPDTLPTSDTIVHASAIALPQPTKDYTQVPEAMQSSLRIGRTWPNLNHPDAHKLQVLVKVLGGYFGSRLMKNIREDKGFTYGIYASIGSREHANNFVIGTDVNAASTTVAVQEIYKELLILQNEIIPAEELQTVKNYMTGKFANELSTVFEQCDKYKNIVLLHLPATYYADFIEQINQVSSQDLQQLAQNYLSPEAMTEVIAGP